In Bremerella alba, the following proteins share a genomic window:
- a CDS encoding universal stress protein: MTELITKKWNQIGWLQTDQAADELAFQRVIRLCQDSQARLAILNTLEEMPDRLHTLIASLGFSLSAYSEHEAKQESLDKTLEVAANSQVAAHCHTVRGRPLEGILQQVVTHGYDLLMKSAQSSYGIRHVLLGHLDRQLIRKCPCPVWIEKPATRSSHDRILAAVDPAPFADVIEHNQLNVDVLRWASYLAEIEHAQLDVVHVWPFHHERRLHGRGGFSDSEVAGVGAEIRRRHETALNDLIEPFRSKIQRVHLLKGDAAEEISRLAARQSFDVVVMGTVCRSGIQGLLIGNTAETVLDQIDCSVVALKPPGFVSPVGISQ; the protein is encoded by the coding sequence ATGACGGAATTAATTACTAAGAAGTGGAATCAGATTGGCTGGCTTCAAACAGATCAGGCGGCCGATGAGCTTGCATTTCAAAGAGTAATTCGCCTTTGCCAAGACTCGCAGGCGAGACTTGCGATTTTAAATACGTTAGAGGAAATGCCCGATCGATTGCATACGCTGATCGCCTCCCTCGGATTTTCTTTGTCCGCATACTCAGAGCATGAGGCAAAACAAGAGTCACTCGATAAAACGCTTGAGGTGGCAGCGAATAGCCAAGTTGCGGCGCACTGTCATACGGTCCGCGGTCGTCCTCTCGAGGGGATTTTGCAGCAGGTCGTTACTCATGGTTATGACCTCTTGATGAAATCAGCCCAATCGTCGTACGGCATTCGCCATGTCCTGTTGGGGCATCTTGATCGACAATTGATACGCAAGTGTCCCTGTCCGGTATGGATTGAAAAACCGGCTACACGTTCGTCCCACGACCGTATTCTGGCGGCCGTCGATCCAGCTCCATTTGCCGATGTTATTGAGCACAATCAATTGAATGTTGACGTACTTAGATGGGCCAGTTACTTGGCCGAGATCGAGCATGCTCAGCTTGATGTCGTACATGTCTGGCCGTTTCATCACGAGCGTCGATTGCACGGACGCGGTGGATTTTCGGATAGCGAGGTGGCAGGAGTTGGCGCAGAGATCCGCCGCCGACACGAAACTGCACTGAACGATTTAATAGAACCATTTCGATCAAAGATACAACGTGTACACCTGCTCAAAGGAGATGCTGCCGAAGAGATCTCTCGGCTTGCTGCCAGGCAGAGCTTTGATGTTGTCGTGATGGGAACTGTCTGCCGAAGCGGGATTCAAGGGCTGCTCATCGGCAACACGGCGGAAACAGTACTCGATCAAATTGACTGCTCGGTGGTGGCGTTAAAGCCACCAGGGTTCGTTTCGCCGGTAGGTATCAGCCAATGA
- a CDS encoding alpha/beta hydrolase, whose protein sequence is MQSTPLWKLSVCAAFVLLGLQAEQKGLAQEVHPVNAERVSAGEYQIPNTEVFDLKSKSGIGYRIFVAKPVGDPPASGFPVLYVLDANGYFSLAASLNRLGSRGANRGGIVVGIGYPIDGPFDMQRRTFDLTTKASAENLPPSRGGRGWPESGGADLFLDFIQSELKPLIAKKYSANSSNQAIVGHSFGGLFVMHVLFTRPEAFQSYIAISPSGWWNDYALLAEEQAFTTQVDRLSSPVQLLIEVGELELSQDEGPAAALAPTPASKRFGTTLDFANRLRELKAKQLTVKYLEFEGENHGTVVPPAMIEALQFAFPQTRRVSPPAPSDSPLEK, encoded by the coding sequence ATGCAATCTACTCCGTTATGGAAATTGTCGGTTTGTGCTGCTTTTGTTCTGCTGGGACTCCAGGCAGAACAAAAGGGGTTGGCACAAGAGGTACATCCTGTCAACGCCGAGCGAGTATCTGCAGGGGAGTATCAGATTCCCAACACTGAGGTCTTCGATCTGAAATCGAAGAGTGGAATAGGGTATCGCATCTTTGTGGCGAAGCCCGTTGGCGATCCGCCAGCTTCCGGTTTTCCCGTCCTATATGTGCTAGATGCCAACGGCTACTTTTCTTTGGCTGCGAGCTTGAATCGACTTGGTTCGCGGGGAGCGAATCGCGGGGGGATCGTTGTTGGAATTGGCTATCCGATTGATGGTCCGTTCGACATGCAGCGTCGTACATTCGATCTCACAACAAAAGCATCCGCCGAGAATCTGCCTCCGTCTCGAGGCGGAAGAGGTTGGCCGGAATCAGGTGGCGCCGATCTGTTTCTGGACTTTATTCAGAGTGAGCTCAAGCCGTTGATTGCCAAAAAGTATTCGGCAAACTCCTCTAATCAAGCCATTGTTGGTCATTCGTTTGGAGGTCTGTTCGTGATGCATGTGCTCTTTACGCGACCCGAAGCGTTCCAAAGCTATATCGCGATCAGCCCAAGTGGATGGTGGAACGATTATGCACTCCTTGCAGAGGAACAGGCTTTTACCACACAGGTTGATCGCTTGAGCTCCCCCGTTCAGCTGTTGATTGAAGTTGGTGAGTTGGAACTAAGTCAAGATGAAGGGCCCGCAGCTGCATTGGCTCCAACACCAGCGAGCAAGAGGTTTGGCACGACTTTGGATTTTGCTAATCGTCTCAGAGAACTGAAGGCCAAACAGTTGACGGTTAAGTACTTGGAGTTTGAGGGGGAAAACCATGGCACGGTCGTCCCACCGGCGATGATCGAGGCCTTGCAATTTGCGTTTCCCCAGACACGTCGTGTCAGTCCACCTGCCCCGTCTGACAGTCCGCTAGAAAAGTGA
- a CDS encoding magnesium transporter, whose translation MLAFDTVQERLNDPVALHMKTDLARLNVNQTIEDALSTIRQTPPSERIIYFYVLDDQGQLKGVVPTRRLLLNSPEKRIRDIMVREVIAVPHTATVLDVCEFFIFHRLLAFPVVNESHQLIGAVDVELYTDELNDLDRREGNDDLFQLIGVHLTDSRQTSPSVAFKSRFPWLLTNILGGVLAAFISGIFQAELQEVVALALFIPVVLALAESVSIQSVSLALQALRGGRPSLLSIFRKTRAEMVTGMLLGAASAAVVSTVAIVWIGQIHVVTCLFGGILGGVVFAAAIGVAIPNLLRFFRCEPQVAAGPIALASTDMATLTIYFSLARWLLA comes from the coding sequence ATGTTGGCCTTCGATACCGTCCAAGAGCGTCTTAACGACCCCGTAGCGTTGCATATGAAAACAGATTTGGCACGGCTAAACGTCAATCAAACGATTGAAGATGCCCTCTCGACCATCCGGCAAACGCCACCTAGTGAACGGATCATCTATTTTTACGTGCTGGATGATCAAGGGCAACTTAAGGGTGTTGTACCGACAAGGAGACTCCTGCTGAATTCCCCCGAAAAACGAATTCGTGACATCATGGTGCGGGAAGTCATTGCCGTTCCTCATACGGCAACAGTACTCGATGTCTGTGAATTCTTCATCTTTCACCGACTTCTAGCTTTCCCAGTTGTCAATGAATCGCATCAATTGATTGGAGCGGTAGATGTTGAGCTTTATACCGATGAACTGAATGACCTGGATCGCCGCGAAGGCAATGATGATCTGTTTCAGCTGATTGGGGTTCATCTAACCGATTCGCGTCAAACGTCCCCGTCGGTCGCCTTTAAGTCGCGATTTCCTTGGCTGCTGACCAATATCCTGGGAGGCGTACTGGCGGCATTTATCTCTGGGATTTTCCAAGCTGAACTTCAGGAAGTTGTCGCGTTAGCGCTGTTTATCCCGGTCGTTCTGGCGTTAGCGGAAAGTGTTAGTATTCAATCGGTCAGCCTCGCTCTTCAGGCTCTTCGTGGAGGACGGCCTTCTTTGCTCTCGATCTTTCGAAAGACGCGTGCCGAGATGGTTACCGGCATGCTGCTGGGAGCTGCCAGTGCGGCCGTTGTGTCAACGGTAGCCATCGTGTGGATTGGGCAGATTCACGTGGTGACATGTTTATTTGGTGGGATCCTTGGTGGCGTTGTATTCGCCGCAGCGATTGGTGTTGCCATACCCAATTTACTGCGATTCTTTCGATGCGAGCCGCAAGTAGCCGCAGGCCCTATTGCGCTTGCTTCGACCGATATGGCAACACTAACAATTTATTTTTCCCTGGCTCGTTGGCTTTTGGCATAG
- a CDS encoding DUF1559 family PulG-like putative transporter — protein MKRRSAFTLVELLVVIAIIGVLIALLLPAVQQAREAARRMSCSNNLRQIGLALHNYASTYQEMFPNNGWPPIPAGYPNDFSPLAKLLPMIEQENLQNLIDFNIYMGHPALADLPTALHPAAGTPVDSFLCPSDPGNAVSTLTMQSGATIQIAGSNYAMNVGSGGDGVFHPGNGTANDGLCWVASKIRFASITDGTSNTLAFTESTKGNGTPPTATTPAPDFRKFSADGTVDTATVNDALANGYSSIQSDISGWRADRQQYWLRGSVPNGPTINGSFPPNFACPDLVTGSSKATAARSYHPGGVLANFADGSVRFLPDTVDMTTYRALWTRAGGEVANLSN, from the coding sequence ATGAAACGTCGTAGTGCGTTTACGTTAGTTGAACTTTTGGTCGTGATTGCGATTATTGGCGTCCTGATTGCCCTGCTCTTGCCGGCTGTCCAACAAGCACGGGAAGCGGCACGACGGATGTCTTGCTCGAACAATTTGCGGCAGATCGGATTGGCACTCCATAACTACGCGTCCACCTATCAGGAAATGTTTCCGAACAATGGTTGGCCCCCGATTCCTGCGGGATACCCCAATGATTTTTCCCCATTGGCGAAGCTTCTGCCAATGATTGAACAGGAGAATCTCCAGAACCTGATCGACTTCAACATCTACATGGGACACCCGGCCCTTGCTGACTTGCCGACAGCGCTGCATCCGGCCGCTGGCACTCCTGTTGATTCATTCCTCTGCCCTAGCGATCCTGGCAATGCGGTAAGCACACTTACCATGCAAAGCGGAGCGACCATTCAAATCGCTGGCAGTAACTATGCCATGAATGTCGGCAGTGGTGGTGATGGTGTGTTTCATCCAGGGAATGGAACTGCAAACGACGGGCTATGTTGGGTTGCGTCAAAGATTCGATTTGCATCGATCACCGATGGAACCAGCAACACCTTAGCGTTTACCGAGTCAACCAAAGGCAATGGCACTCCGCCTACAGCGACGACGCCTGCGCCCGATTTCCGGAAATTTAGTGCCGACGGTACGGTAGATACGGCAACGGTAAACGATGCCCTAGCCAACGGCTATTCGTCAATTCAATCCGACATTTCTGGCTGGCGTGCAGATCGCCAGCAGTATTGGCTACGCGGAAGCGTCCCCAACGGCCCCACCATCAACGGTTCATTCCCTCCGAACTTTGCTTGTCCCGACTTGGTGACTGGCTCGTCAAAGGCAACCGCCGCGCGAAGCTATCACCCCGGTGGCGTCTTGGCGAATTTCGCCGATGGCAGCGTCCGCTTTTTACCCGATACTGTCGACATGACGACCTATCGAGCCTTGTGGACACGTGCTGGCGGCGAAGTCGCGAACCTATCGAACTAG
- a CDS encoding PepSY domain-containing protein, whose product MVAIDQNTGEMLHSMGPDEVPPLYKVRLLTVLIHMGQIFGMPKKIIALVTSVGLMAMVVTGIWMWWQRRPKGRTGFPRRPVEGSMPRWGWLLIAACTVILPVAGVSILVILLIDYVGNRFTNAGTSTQTA is encoded by the coding sequence ATGGTCGCCATCGATCAAAACACCGGTGAAATGCTTCACAGCATGGGCCCTGATGAAGTGCCGCCGCTATATAAGGTGCGTCTGCTGACGGTTTTAATTCACATGGGGCAGATCTTTGGCATGCCAAAGAAGATCATTGCTCTGGTCACCAGCGTTGGCCTGATGGCGATGGTCGTCACCGGCATCTGGATGTGGTGGCAGCGCCGACCAAAAGGGCGGACGGGCTTTCCTCGCCGGCCAGTAGAGGGCTCGATGCCTCGGTGGGGATGGCTGTTGATTGCCGCATGCACCGTAATCTTACCAGTCGCAGGCGTGTCAATCTTAGTGATCCTTTTGATCGACTATGTTGGGAATCGTTTCACCAACGCTGGAACGTCTACGCAAACGGCCTGA
- a CDS encoding sialidase family protein: MNHRFLPPILILLFAQITLATGPELVLTQETESGNPRNSEGAFITLNDGRILYVYTRFLGNHSGDGAQGYLASCVSSDYGLTWDENDQPLCPKEGKENDMSVSLLRLQDGRIALFYLVKNSIQDCRARMRVSSDEGKTWSDSIDCMPGEQNYYVVNNDRVIQTQSGRLIMPAAGHMRDGKWHGAADIVCFLSDDAGKTWRKGKESLVGQRENGTRFITQEPGVVELKDGRIMMWIRTDLGVQGVCHSSDEGETFTPIEPWNLRSPRSPASIKRIPKTGDLLAIWNDSPTNQRSPLTSAISKDEGQSWKFLNTLEANPQGWYCYTAIHFTGDHALLSYWDMADKKIETKVLRAPIEWFYSSAK; this comes from the coding sequence ATGAATCATCGATTCCTCCCCCCCATACTTATTCTGCTCTTCGCTCAGATAACGCTGGCAACAGGACCTGAATTAGTATTGACCCAAGAAACCGAAAGCGGGAATCCACGCAACTCTGAAGGCGCCTTCATAACACTGAACGACGGTCGCATTCTCTATGTCTACACGCGATTCTTAGGCAATCATTCGGGAGACGGTGCCCAGGGTTATCTGGCCAGTTGTGTTTCCAGTGACTATGGGCTGACCTGGGATGAAAACGATCAGCCGCTGTGTCCAAAAGAAGGTAAAGAAAACGACATGTCGGTTTCGCTCTTGCGACTCCAAGATGGGCGAATCGCGTTGTTCTATCTGGTGAAGAACTCCATTCAAGACTGCCGTGCACGCATGCGGGTCAGTTCTGACGAAGGAAAAACGTGGAGCGACTCGATTGATTGCATGCCGGGTGAGCAAAATTACTACGTCGTCAATAATGACCGAGTCATTCAGACTCAATCAGGCCGTCTGATCATGCCTGCCGCCGGACACATGCGGGATGGCAAGTGGCACGGTGCCGCAGACATTGTCTGCTTCCTTTCAGACGATGCAGGTAAGACGTGGCGAAAGGGAAAAGAATCGTTGGTCGGTCAGCGCGAGAACGGAACCCGGTTCATCACTCAGGAACCAGGCGTGGTCGAGCTGAAGGATGGCCGGATCATGATGTGGATTCGGACTGACCTGGGGGTGCAAGGGGTTTGCCATTCGAGTGACGAAGGAGAAACGTTCACGCCGATTGAACCTTGGAATCTTCGCAGTCCGCGTTCTCCGGCATCGATCAAACGTATCCCCAAGACGGGCGACCTGCTGGCGATCTGGAACGATAGTCCAACGAATCAGCGTTCACCCTTAACGTCGGCGATTTCTAAGGATGAAGGCCAGAGTTGGAAATTCCTCAATACGCTCGAGGCCAATCCCCAGGGATGGTACTGCTATACCGCGATACACTTCACCGGTGACCATGCGTTGCTGTCGTACTGGGACATGGCCGACAAGAAAATTGAGACCAAAGTCTTGCGGGCTCCGATCGAGTGGTTCTATTCCTCTGCGAAGTAG